From Nomascus leucogenys isolate Asia chromosome 15, Asia_NLE_v1, whole genome shotgun sequence, a single genomic window includes:
- the ARL14EP gene encoding ARL14 effector protein: MMDPCSVGVQLRTTNECHKTYYTRHTGFKTLQELSSNDMLLLQLRTGMTLSGNNTICFHHVKIYIDRFEDLQKSCCDPFNIHKKLAKKNLHVIDLDDATFLSAKFGRQLVPGWKLCPKCTQIINGSVDVDTEDRQKRKPESDGRTAKALRSLQFTNPGRQTEFAPETGKREKRRLTKNATAGSDRQVIPAKSKVYDSQGLLIFSGMDLCDCLDEDCLGCFYACPACGSTKCGAECRCDRKWLYEQIEIEGGEIIHNKHAG, translated from the exons ATGATGGATCCATGTTCAGTTGGAGTCCAGCTTCGTACTACAAATGAGTGCCATAAAACCTACTATACTCGTCACACAGGTTTTAAGACTTTGCAAGAATTGTCATCAAATGATATGCTTTTACTTCAACTTAGAACTGGAATGACACTTTCTGGGAACAATACAATTTGCTTTCATCATGTAAAAATTTACATTGACAGATTTGAGGATTTACAGAAGTCATGTTGTGACCCATTTaacatacataaaaaattagccaaaaaaaATTTGCATGTAATTGACTTAGACGATGCCACTTTTCTGAGTGCTAAATTTGGAAGACAGCTTGTACCTGGTTGGAAGCTTTGTCCAAAATGCACACAGATAATCAATGGAAGTGTGGATGTTGATACTGAAGACCGCCAGAAAAGGAAACCTGAGTCAGAT GGAAGAACTGCTAAAGCTTTGAGGTCATTACAATTTACAAATCCAGGAAGGCAAACTGAATTTGCTCCGGAAActggtaaaagagaaaaaagaaggcttACAAAAAATGCAACCGCTGGTTCAGACAG acaagtGATACCAGCAAAGAGTAAGGTCTATGATAGCCAGGGTCTCCTGATTTTTAGTGGGATGGACCTCTGTGACTGCCTCGATGAAGATTGCTTAGGATGTTTCTATGCTTGTCCTGCCTGTGGTTCTACCAAGTGTGGAGCTGAATGCCGCTGTGACCGCAAGTGGCTGTATGAGCAAATTGAAATTGAAGGAGgagaaataattcataataaaCATGCTGGATAA